The Lysinibacillus pakistanensis genome includes a window with the following:
- the sufD gene encoding Fe-S cluster assembly protein SufD — MTVELNLPVTVQDVRSFSEANGEPTWFTELRTAALDKVTGLDLPKPDRTNITKWDFVNFPAHSVVSEEFTTLDALPEEAKGLIDLEAQENLYIQRNNTPAYIKTSQELSDKGVIFTDMLTAVREHGELVQKYFMTEAVKVDEHKLTALHAALVNGGVFVYVPKNVIIEQPLQVVFLNDNAEASLYNHVLVVAEANSAVTYVETYISTIEEAKGQANIIAEVVVQDNAQVTYGAVDVLAKGYTTYVNRRARLARDAKVDWALGLMNDSDTISENITHLVGDGSHADTKTVVVGRGEQKLNFTTEVRHWGKNSNGHILKHGVMKDAAQSVFNGIGYIEHGATKADAQQESRVLMLSEKARGDANPILLIDEDDVTAGHAASVGRVDPLQLYYLMSRGISKAEAERLVIHGFLAPVVKQLPIEGVQKQLTEVIERKVR, encoded by the coding sequence ATGACAGTGGAACTTAACTTGCCTGTAACAGTACAGGACGTGCGCTCGTTCTCAGAAGCAAATGGAGAACCAACTTGGTTTACAGAGCTTCGTACGGCAGCACTAGACAAAGTAACTGGTTTAGATTTGCCAAAACCAGATAGAACGAATATTACAAAATGGGATTTTGTGAATTTTCCGGCTCATTCAGTTGTCAGTGAAGAATTTACTACACTTGATGCACTACCGGAAGAAGCGAAAGGCTTAATTGATCTCGAAGCTCAGGAAAATCTTTATATTCAACGAAATAATACGCCAGCATATATTAAAACATCACAAGAATTATCTGATAAAGGTGTTATTTTTACAGATATGTTAACAGCTGTTCGTGAGCATGGCGAACTTGTTCAAAAATATTTCATGACAGAAGCAGTAAAAGTGGATGAGCATAAATTAACAGCGCTTCATGCAGCACTTGTAAATGGTGGAGTGTTTGTCTATGTACCAAAAAACGTAATCATCGAACAACCTCTTCAAGTTGTATTTTTAAATGATAATGCAGAAGCTTCACTATACAACCACGTTTTAGTAGTAGCGGAAGCAAATTCAGCTGTAACATATGTTGAAACTTATATTTCAACTATTGAAGAAGCAAAAGGTCAAGCGAATATTATTGCAGAAGTAGTAGTCCAAGATAATGCACAAGTTACATATGGTGCAGTAGATGTACTTGCAAAGGGCTATACTACGTATGTAAACCGCCGTGCACGTTTAGCACGCGATGCAAAAGTGGATTGGGCTCTTGGTTTAATGAATGATTCAGATACAATCTCTGAAAACATTACACATTTAGTTGGTGACGGTTCCCATGCTGATACAAAAACAGTAGTTGTTGGTCGTGGAGAACAAAAACTTAACTTCACTACTGAGGTTCGTCACTGGGGTAAAAACTCTAACGGGCATATCTTAAAGCATGGTGTTATGAAGGACGCAGCTCAATCAGTCTTTAACGGTATTGGTTATATTGAGCATGGTGCAACAAAAGCAGATGCACAGCAAGAATCGCGTGTTTTAATGCTGTCCGAAAAGGCTCGTGGGGATGCAAATCCTATTTTATTAATTGATGAAGATGATGTAACAGCAGGACACGCAGCATCTGTTGGTCGAGTAGATCCATTACAACTTTATTATTTAATGAGTCGTGGTATCTCGAAAGCGGAAGCAGAGCGCCTTGTTATCCATGGATTCCTTGCGCCAGTTGTTAAGCAATTACCTATTGAAGGCGTTCAAAAGCAACTGACGGAGGTTATTGAAAGGAAAGTTCGCTAA
- the sufB gene encoding Fe-S cluster assembly protein SufB yields MAKKMPDIGDYKYGFHDKDVSIFRSKRGLTEEIVREISNMKEEPEWMLEYRLKALETFYTKPMPQWGGDLGDLDFDEITYYVKPSEATQRSWDEVPDEIKATFDKLGIPEAEQKYLAGVSAQYESEVVYHNMKKDLEDLGIVFKDTDSALRENEDIFKQYWGKVIPYTDNKFAALNSAVWSGGSFIYVPPGVKVETPLQAYFRINSENMGQFERTLIIVDEGAHVHYVEGCTAPVYTTNSLHSAVVEIIVRKDAYCRYTTIQNWANNVYNLVTKRTVVEENGTMEWIDGNIGSKLTMKYPACILKGEGARGMTLSIALAGKGQHQHAGAKMIHMAPNTSSTIVSKSIAKQGGKVTYMGQVRFGPKASGARANIECDTLIMDNQSTSDTIPYNEILNDNVSLEHEAKVSKVSEEQLFYLMSRGISEEEATEMIVMGFIEPFTKELPMEYAVEMNRLIKFEMEGSIG; encoded by the coding sequence ATGGCTAAAAAAATGCCTGATATCGGCGATTACAAATACGGTTTCCATGACAAGGACGTATCAATTTTCCGTTCAAAACGTGGTTTAACTGAAGAAATCGTCCGTGAAATTTCTAATATGAAAGAAGAGCCAGAATGGATGCTTGAATACCGCTTAAAAGCTCTTGAAACTTTCTATACAAAACCAATGCCACAATGGGGTGGCGATCTAGGTGACTTAGATTTTGATGAAATTACGTATTATGTAAAACCATCAGAGGCCACACAACGTTCATGGGATGAAGTACCTGATGAAATCAAAGCTACTTTTGATAAATTAGGGATTCCAGAGGCAGAACAAAAATATCTTGCAGGTGTATCTGCGCAGTATGAGTCTGAGGTCGTTTACCACAACATGAAAAAAGACCTTGAAGATCTTGGTATTGTGTTTAAAGATACAGATTCTGCTTTACGCGAAAACGAAGATATTTTCAAACAATACTGGGGTAAAGTAATTCCTTATACAGACAACAAATTCGCTGCACTAAACTCAGCTGTTTGGTCAGGTGGATCATTTATCTATGTACCACCAGGTGTGAAGGTTGAAACACCTTTACAAGCTTATTTCCGTATTAACTCTGAAAATATGGGTCAATTCGAACGTACATTAATTATTGTGGACGAAGGTGCACACGTACACTACGTAGAAGGATGTACAGCTCCTGTTTATACAACAAACTCTCTACACTCAGCAGTTGTAGAAATTATTGTACGCAAAGATGCTTATTGCCGTTATACAACAATTCAAAACTGGGCGAACAACGTATACAATCTTGTAACGAAACGTACAGTTGTTGAAGAAAACGGTACAATGGAATGGATTGATGGAAACATTGGTTCTAAATTAACGATGAAATACCCAGCATGTATCCTAAAAGGTGAAGGTGCTCGTGGTATGACATTATCCATCGCATTAGCAGGTAAAGGACAACACCAACATGCAGGTGCGAAAATGATTCATATGGCACCAAACACATCTTCAACAATCGTCTCTAAATCAATTGCTAAACAAGGTGGGAAAGTAACGTATATGGGACAAGTTCGTTTCGGTCCTAAAGCAAGCGGTGCACGTGCAAACATCGAATGTGATACGTTAATTATGGATAACCAATCAACTTCAGATACAATTCCATACAACGAAATCTTAAATGATAATGTTTCATTAGAGCATGAAGCAAAAGTTTCAAAAGTGTCAGAGGAACAATTATTCTATTTAATGTCTCGCGGAATCTCTGAAGAAGAAGCAACAGAAATGATTGTAATGGGCTTCATCGAGCCATTCACAAAAGAACTTCCAATGGAATACGCAGTAGAAATGAACCGTCTTATCAAGTTCGAGATGGAAGGTAGTATCGGGTAA
- the sufU gene encoding Fe-S cluster assembly sulfur transfer protein SufU, translated as MSFNNLDQLYRSVIMDHYKNPRNKGSIENDAVTIDMNNPTCGDRIHLTLKVTDGIVEDAKFDGEGCSISMSSASMMTQLIKGKKVEEALELAEIFSKMMMGEEYSDKYDLEDVEALQGVAQFPARIKCATLAWKAMEKGVKQ; from the coding sequence ATGTCTTTTAATAATTTAGATCAATTATATCGTTCAGTCATAATGGATCATTATAAAAATCCTCGTAATAAAGGATCGATAGAAAATGATGCTGTAACAATTGATATGAACAATCCGACTTGTGGCGATCGTATTCACTTAACATTAAAGGTGACTGATGGTATTGTGGAGGATGCGAAATTTGATGGTGAGGGCTGTTCCATTTCGATGTCTTCTGCGTCTATGATGACACAGCTCATTAAAGGGAAAAAGGTAGAGGAAGCATTAGAGCTTGCTGAAATTTTCTCGAAGATGATGATGGGTGAAGAATATAGCGACAAATATGACCTAGAGGATGTTGAAGCACTACAAGGTGTAGCTCAATTCCCAGCACGTATCAAATGTGCGACATTGGCTTGGAAAGCAATGGAAAAAGGCGTAAAGCAATAA
- the sufC gene encoding Fe-S cluster assembly ATPase SufC: protein MSTLVIKDLHVAIDGKEILKGVNLTINTNEIHAIMGPNGTGKSTLASAIMGHPKYEVTSGTVELDGEDVLEMEVDERAQAGLFLAMQYPSEIAGVTNADFLRSAINARREEGDEISLMKFIRELDKNMEFLEMNEDMAQRYLNEGFSGGEKKRNEILQLMMIKPTFAILDEIDSGLDIDALKVVSKGINAMRGEGFGCLMITHYQRLLNYITPDHVHVMMQGRVVKSGGAELAQRLEAEGYDWIKKELGIEEETEEQEA, encoded by the coding sequence ATGTCAACTTTAGTTATTAAAGATCTTCACGTTGCAATCGACGGGAAAGAGATTTTAAAAGGTGTAAACCTTACAATCAATACAAATGAAATTCACGCAATCATGGGACCTAACGGAACTGGTAAATCGACACTAGCTTCTGCTATCATGGGGCATCCGAAATATGAAGTAACTTCAGGTACTGTTGAGCTTGATGGAGAAGACGTACTTGAAATGGAAGTAGACGAGCGTGCTCAAGCTGGTTTATTCCTAGCTATGCAATACCCTTCTGAAATTGCAGGTGTAACAAATGCTGATTTCTTACGTTCAGCTATTAATGCCCGTCGTGAAGAAGGCGATGAAATTTCATTAATGAAATTTATTCGTGAATTAGATAAAAACATGGAATTCCTTGAAATGAATGAAGATATGGCTCAACGTTATTTAAATGAAGGTTTCTCTGGCGGTGAGAAAAAACGTAATGAAATTCTTCAATTAATGATGATTAAACCAACATTTGCAATTTTAGACGAAATTGACTCTGGTCTTGATATTGATGCGCTTAAAGTAGTATCAAAAGGTATCAATGCAATGCGTGGAGAAGGCTTTGGCTGCTTAATGATTACGCACTATCAACGTCTACTTAACTACATTACACCAGACCATGTACACGTAATGATGCAAGGACGTGTTGTGAAATCAGGTGGTGCAGAGCTTGCGCAACGTTTAGAAGCAGAAGGTTATGACTGGATTAAAAAAGAATTAGGTATCGAAGAAGAAACAGAAGAACAAGAAGCATAA
- a CDS encoding cysteine desulfurase, translating into MMNKDIKSYFPILDQEVNGHKLVYLDSAATSQKPIQVIEAMKNYYELDNSNVHRGVHTLGNRATDKYEGAREKVRKFINAQSTQEIIFMRGTTTALNTVAASYGRANVGEGDEIVITHMEHHSNIIPWQQLAKEKKAILKYIELEADGTLSLDKVCATITPKTKIVSVSMASNVLGTINPIKEIAQIAHANGAVMVADGAQAAPHMKIDVQNLDVDFLGFSGHKMCGPTGIGVLYGKKEHLEKMEPIEFGGEMIDFVGLYESTWKELPWKFEGGTPIIAGAIGLGAAIDFLTEIGLDTIAEHEHKLVGYAMDQLETIDGLKIFGPRDPMKRCGLVTFNLDDVHPHDVATVLDMNGIAVRAGHHCAQPLMKCLQQVATARASFYLYNTEEDIDRLVAGLRSAKEYFGDVF; encoded by the coding sequence ATGATGAATAAAGACATTAAAAGCTATTTCCCAATTTTAGATCAGGAAGTTAATGGTCATAAGCTGGTTTACCTTGATAGTGCAGCAACTTCTCAAAAACCAATTCAAGTAATTGAAGCGATGAAGAATTATTATGAACTTGATAATTCCAATGTTCACCGTGGTGTGCATACATTAGGAAATCGTGCTACTGACAAATATGAAGGCGCACGGGAGAAGGTTCGTAAGTTTATCAATGCTCAATCCACACAAGAAATTATTTTTATGCGTGGAACAACAACGGCTTTAAATACAGTAGCAGCAAGCTATGGTCGTGCCAACGTTGGTGAGGGTGATGAAATTGTTATTACCCATATGGAACATCATTCAAATATTATTCCTTGGCAGCAACTAGCAAAAGAGAAAAAAGCAATTTTGAAATACATTGAGCTTGAAGCGGATGGCACACTAAGCTTAGACAAAGTATGTGCAACGATAACACCTAAAACAAAAATTGTTTCGGTTTCAATGGCATCAAATGTGCTCGGTACGATTAATCCAATTAAAGAAATTGCTCAAATTGCACATGCTAACGGTGCAGTTATGGTAGCTGATGGTGCACAAGCAGCTCCACATATGAAGATTGATGTGCAAAATTTGGATGTAGATTTCTTAGGTTTTTCGGGGCATAAAATGTGCGGACCAACTGGAATAGGTGTACTATATGGTAAAAAGGAACACCTAGAAAAGATGGAGCCAATTGAATTTGGTGGTGAAATGATCGACTTTGTTGGACTTTATGAGTCAACGTGGAAGGAATTACCGTGGAAATTTGAAGGTGGAACGCCTATTATTGCAGGTGCAATAGGGTTAGGTGCCGCTATTGATTTCTTAACTGAGATCGGGCTTGATACAATTGCAGAGCATGAGCATAAGCTTGTAGGCTACGCAATGGATCAGCTTGAAACAATTGACGGACTTAAAATTTTCGGCCCACGTGATCCAATGAAGCGATGTGGACTAGTGACATTTAACTTAGACGATGTACATCCACATGATGTGGCAACGGTGCTCGATATGAATGGTATTGCTGTTCGTGCAGGTCATCATTGTGCACAGCCACTAATGAAATGTCTTCAGCAAGTAGCGACAGCGCGAGCAAGCTTCTATCTGTACAATACAGAGGAGGATATTGACCGCTTAGTTGCAGGGTTACGTTCTGCGAAGGAGTATTTTGGCGATGTCTTTTAA